The following DNA comes from Anopheles arabiensis isolate DONGOLA chromosome 3, AaraD3, whole genome shotgun sequence.
tagtcggcagccggagccggtcggagccgtcggagccgtcggagccgtccggagccgtcggagccgtccggagccgtcggagccgtccggagccgtccggagccgctagtcggcagccggagccggtcggagccgtcggagccgtcggagccgtccggagccgtccggagccgtccggagccgctagtcggcagccggagccgtccggagccgtcggaaccgtccggagccgtcggagccgttggagccgctggagtcgttggagccgttggagccgtcggagccgtccggagccagccggagccgtccggaaccgacggagccgtcggagccgttggagccgttggagccgtcggagtcgttgtaatagtcggaagcattctgaagcgcattaatttcccaatattagtgataattttattgtaaaaaacagcTAACGAGTAAAAAagagtcttcttcatttattgatatgaagtttttttgtgtgtgtgtgtttttttttttgttcaaaaataaagccaaaaataattgtttgctccgtatatatacataggaaaaaaaatgactCAAATAAGGAGGTCAAGGAGCAATAGAACTATGACGGGAGGTGGGTTTGATAAAATACGAACGAGGCAGACGAGTGTAATTATGGCAGTTTTGCAcggttgtttacatcgacTAACGTGTATGGTTTAGGCCGCACTTGTTTTTTACCGAATAACATGATGGCACATGGACAAGACAAAGAATATAACTATCAATCATCCGTCCatcttttatgaaaataaagatcaataaTAGTTTGATTCATAGTTTTTCCCTATatatacggagcaaacaattgtttttgactttattgtttaaaaaaaatacaaaaaaaacttcagagcaataaatgaagaagactatttttttactcgtaagctgtttttttttaaaatgaaatcatcgcTGATATTGGGAAATTAATGCGCTTCAGAAGacttccgactattacaacgACTCCGACGGCTCGAACTGGCTCTGTCGGCTTCGGCGGCCCCGACGGTCCCAACGTCTCCAACCGGTTCCGTTGGCTCCAACGACTAcgacggctccgtcggctccaacgactacgacggttccgaccggctccagacggctccgtcggctccgtcggctccggacggctccaaccggctccgtcggctccaactgctacgacggctccgaccggctccagctgccgactagcggctccaacggctccaacggctccgacggttccggacggctccgacggctccaacgattccggacagctccaacggctccaacggctccaacggctccgacggttccggacggctccgacggctccaacgattccggacagctccaacggctccaacggctccaacggctccgacggctccggacggttccgacggctccggacggccccgacggctccggacggctccgacggctccgacggctccagctgccgactagcggctccggacggctccggacggctccggacggctccggacggctccgacggctccggacggctccgacggctccggacggctccgacggctccggacggctccgacggctccggctgccgactagcggctccggacggctccggacggctccgacggctccggacggctccggacggctccgacggctccggacggctccgacggctccgggcgGAATCGACGGTTTGAAattttcggaatcggagccggagtagcaatgctcggaagcgattccgagccgtgggtgcgattcCGGCTACCCATCACTACCATGGACCTGGTAGAATACAAACCTATACATGGAAGTGATCCCGAGCCCATCCCAATCCTGGAACCGATACTGAATCCATACCAGTCTAGGAACCAATCATGGAGTCATACCGGTCCCGGAAccgatactgaacccatatcgGTCCTAGAACTGATGTCTAATCCATACTTATtgtggaactgatactgaacccatatgGTCTTTGAAAGGGAAACTGAACCTATACCAGTCCAGGAACCACCCATTAACTCCATAACCCCCCTACCGGTCAGGGATACTCCCTTAATCTATACCAGTCCGGGATCCtttcgactccggacgacttcgctTCTGGACTACTATGACTTCAAAGGTTACCGACTCCGGATGAATTATACTTCAacctagtgatgggtaaagttggcaaaaaatccggagtcgactccgatccgactccgataaattcggaatcgactccggaaagTAGGttcgcgctgcaatatccggagtcgttcggaatcgtccggagtcgtatggagtcgcccggagtcgcccggagtcggagtcatccggagtcgtccggaatcgtccggagtcgtccggagtcggagtcatccggagtcgtccggaatcgtccggagtcgcccggagtcgtccggagtcgtccggagtcacccggagtcggagtcgtccggagtcgttcggagtcgttcggagtcgtccggagtcgcccggagtcggagtcgtccggagtcggagtcgtccggagttgttcggagtcgttcggagtcgttcggagtcgttcggagtcattcggagtcgcccggagtcgttcggagtcggagtcgttcggaatcgttcggaatggttcggagttgttcggagttgttcggagtcgttcggagtcgtccggagtcgtccggagtcgttcggagtcgttcggagtcgttcggagtcgttcggagtcgtccggagtcgaccggagtcgttcggagtcgtcgactccggacgactccggtcgactccggacgactccgaacgactccgactccgggcggatctagtggttccattttgccggagtcggaatcgaactaacaatagtcggagtcggatcggagccgtgggtgcgttccatacagcacatcactacttcaGACGACTCAAAGTTCAAAAGACTCTAGACGGCTTGGCACGAATCCCTAGTCATCATTAGTTTAGAACAAAAATCCGAATGGATCTCAAAAAATAACATGGATCCACGATCCTGCTCTAGAACAGCTCCTTTGCCTAGACTTTCGGTTCTAGAAAGAGGCCCAAAGCAGATTTGGAAAATTTCCCGGATCTATCGTGGAGCTGGTCTTCAACCAATAATTCGTCCAGTGCTGGTCTATGTTCGAAATGAATCGGTAGAGACAATGAAAAGAGTCATGCTTAACGAAACAGCCTTAGCTATAGTTTGTCATTGATCGAACTGACCTCGTAGTCTTCCCCGTAGCCCCTCTACTACACTTGAACTTAAAGTGAGGGAAAGCTGTTTACACAGCTGGCTTTAACAAAAAATGCGCATCAATAGCTGTCTTGTTGCATCTTCCAGATACTTCATTAAAATATCGTTTGAGCACTCCACTCATAGTCCCTCAACTTGTTAGTAGTCAAAATGCGCTGGCTGTGTGCGGTAGTATTGGCAACGCTTGCCCATTCGGTACCGGTCCGTGCCGAATGGTTCGATTCCTGCGATCGACAATTTCAGCTCACCAGCGTGGCAGATGTCACGCTAAACTCACCCTTCTATCCCTCGAACTATCCCGCCGGAAGCTCGTGCCGGTTTGTGGTACGTGCGCCACCGGGCTACACGATACAGGCCACGTGTACGCTTAACATGGCCAATCCAACGGTCGCCTGTACGACGGACTTTCTGTACGTGTCAACGGAAGGCTTTGCCTCGCCGGTGGGCAGCGAGTTCTTTTGCGGCAAGGGACAGATCGCGCGCAAGTCGCTGTTCAACAAGCTGACGATCTCGTACATTTCGTCCAGCTCGACGAACTCGGGCTCGTTCACGTGTCGGTTGGTGGTGCAGCCGCAGGAGTGTGACTGTGGGTGGTCGCGTACGGCCAAAATCGTGGGTGGTAGTGTGGCCGGTGTTAATGAGTACACTGCGATGGTGGGACTGTTGGATCCGCTAACGGTGAACGTGTTCTGCTCCGGAGCAATAAGTAAGTCGAGATGGCCAAGATGATCTTGCAGGTCCTACTGACGTCTCTTCCCTTCCATTATTGCAGTAAGCTCACGCTACGTTCTTACTGCCGCACACTGTGCCCGCACCATTCCGAGCGTGAGCCGCGTGCAGGCTCTCGTCGGTGATCATGACTATCGTTCCGGGTTGGATACACCGTACTCGGCGATCTACAACATCGAGCAGATCATCTCGCACGAGTACTACAATGAGCAGACGCGCAACAATGACATTGCGCTGCTGAAAACTTCCACCGAGATGGACTTTAACCGGGGTGTAGGCCCCATCTGTTTACCCTTCACGTACAGTACGTACAGCTTTGGCGGGCTTTCGGTCGACATTGCCGGCTGGGGCACGACGAGCTTCGGTGGACCGATGTCGACGATACTCCGCAAGACCACCCTCAATGTGCTGCAGAACGCGAACTGTACCGCGCCGTACGTGAACGATCAGAAGATCTGCACGTTTGCCGTGGGCCGTGACTCCTGCCAGTACGATTCTGGCGGCGCACTGTTCCTGCGGGGCAGCCAGCGCATGTACTCGATCGGTATCATTAGTTACGGGTCGGCCTGTGCTGCCTCGACACCGTCCGTAGCAACGCGCGTCACGGCCTACCTAAGCTGGATCCGTCAGAATACACCGGAAGTTTCGTACTGTgcgaaatgaaattgaattagcGTGTTAGCGTTCGTTTGCGTTTCCTTTATTGATAGCAATAGTTCCACTCCGGCGTGTTGTTCATTATCCACTGCGTGTAGTAGAGCACGTTCGTGCTGACGCTGGGTCGATCGGTGGCACAGGCGATACCGTACCCGATCGTGCCGAGCAGATAGGCCCGCTTGTTGTACGCATCGGTGTAGAAGAGCGGACCGCCCGAATCGCTCTGGCAGGTGTCTTTGTTTGGGGTCAGCGTgcacagctgctgctgggcggaGAAGGTCGGATAGAGCGCGGAGCACTGGGACGGGTTCACCACCGGTAGGGCGACCTTCATCGGTACGTTCGATTTGGGAGCGCCGTAATCGAGCGTACCCCAGCCGACCGCTTCCAGCTGGATGCCGACGAACGAGGCACCGACGAACTTGATCGGTAGGCAGGCAGGTCCAACACCGGCATTGAACAGGATCTCCGTGCGCGTGCGTACGATTGCGATATCGTTGCTGCTAgagctggtggtgctgctgtatCCTTCGTGGATTTTGATCGACGCGAGCAGGAGTAGGGCTGTGTAGGGAGATTCGGAACCGGTGGTAATGTCGTGCTCGCCAACGAGCAGCGCCAGGTTTGCTATGGAGCGGCCCATGTAGCAGTGGGCGGCCGTTACTGCGTGATAGTTCGTTACTGGAAAGAAAAGGGAGGATCACGTTGAGTGATTTTTATCCAGAATTATGATGTTTTTTATGTTGAGaagaatgaatgaatttgCAATTCGTTCTAGGGGAATTCAAGAATCGTTAAAGATACATGAACTGGAGTGTGTGCTAAATTTTTCTAAAAATATGATCTTTATGATTAGAGATCTTAAAGATCTTTATGTTTCCATGAAGTCTAGAAGATTCAGATGTTCTACAACAgaggtctccaaactacggcccgcgggccgcatgcggccctcggGAGCCTATTATGCGGCCCTTGGCGGCTTAGTTAAGGTTAAAAGAAATAGTTGATTATTGTGACTATTtgtaaagaaaatataattgtTGCTATTCCGAGCCGTAGACCAAGCTTAAATATTAGAAAGCTGTAGAAGTTTTGTATATCATGTTAGTATTTTCCTATAAAGACGAAATTTAAACGTTCGCATTAGTAACAGGCAACGGAAAGATGGTCATCAACACCATTTtatgtgaagcaatgcggcccgcgatctgaaaagtttggagacccctgttcTACAAGACTACAATCTTGCTCTCAGTAGAGGGTGTCAAAAAGAGATGGGAAGAATGAACGAGATCTGATCAGTTCGTTCCAAGCGGAAGATCGTACTGCGTCCACAAAATTGCTTAAATGTAAATCGTTTACCAATAAGCGTTCAAAACTGACCGGACAAACGACAATTCCCAGGCGACACAGATTAAGCCTAAACGACTGGTAAATTGTATGTTAAtgcaaaaccatacaacagtacaagAGGAAGGTGAACACTATCAAGAATAGCTATCCcatcaacagatggcgccacaattagtttgatatttttttaatgcgcCAGTCGTCTACTAAGGGGAGTCTTTTAAGGTTCCTTTTAAGCttagagcttgagtcgtttaggcTCCATTTAGGGGTCggttagtggatttgtggcgcttgggaagtTCTTTTGATGAAGTATCCGTCCATGCGACGAATGAATCTATTAACGAATAGTTGAACGACGAACTGATTGGACAGGACAGTTTAAAAGAATGAACTGATTTGTACACATAAAAACGAACGGTTTCTCCGATGTCAAAATCGTGCTTTCGATTCGAAACATGTGTCAAGAGATTTAAATAAAGCTGGTAACAGATCAACATAAGCTGGAAATAAGGTTAAAATCATGCATCTTCCATGATCAACGATTCAGGCCCCTTAAGCGACTCGGTACTGAATGAGCTCTGAATTTAATGAATCAAAAAGAATTATTAGAATGTGTCTTACTGATTGTAGCACCGCAGAAGATGCCCTCGCCGCTTTTCGATCCATCCACCAGGGCGGCCATCATGGGGAACTCGTTCACCAGCGTCTCCTCACCGCCAACAATCTTTCTCTACGCGGAAAGTAAGTGATTCCGTATGAGCGCAAcctttgaagctcattttaaGCTCAATAATTCGCCTTACCGTTCGACGCATACCACACTGACACTCGATCTTGGTGGCGGTACAGAAGAACCGTCCCCCTTTCGAGGTGCCGGGTACGAGCAGCGCGATCGTGAGCCCGCTGTACGTTGACTCCGTGCTCAGCACGCCGGAACCACAGTACGCCTGCCCATCGGCCAGGTTGCTTTGTCCCGTTTTGGAGATGACAAGCCGATCGGCAGCGCAGGAAGTGCTCTGCAAAGGATGGTACCAAGTTCTCACTTAAAACATATAATGTTTGTAACGATCAACGAACGGACGATCTTACCAGCGGGATTGCAACATCGCTGCAGGACAGCGCGATCCGGGACCCGGGCGTCGTGGTCAGCGTCCACCGGCACTGCGTGTAGGCGGGATAGAACCCACTGTAGTACGGTGAGTAGATCGAGTACGACTGCCCGCTAGCGACATCGATCGTGTAGTCACACCCTGCATACTGAGCGTTGGTCATCAGTGCCGCATCAAGCGcggcacaaacaaacagccatAAAGTGGCCGGtcctagagagagagagagagagagagagtggtggAAGCCCAACCACAACGTGAAGCGTGAAGAAGAACGAAGTCTTAATTAAATGTTTGTCCAACGTTTCCACGGCGTTAGGCTCCGGGGAGCTACCGAGAATTGGAGCTATTATTTAATCCGTAATATTGACATTCTTCCGTGCTTTTCGTTGTTGGATGTGGCGAAtggagatgttttttttatatacaatGTAAAGCGCCTTCCCcggatgtaaatgtaaatgaaagCAAAGCCACAGATTGAAGAGGAACTTCCGgtcatacaacaacaacaacaaaaaagcacgaCCAAACAAACGCTCATTAACCTTCGGTTCCGTCCCCTTTGCGTTTATACGCGATCACGCCGCGATAGAGAAGTGGATATTTAATTATGGTTCCTCCCCGGAAGCCGTATCCGATGAGTTCCGATACTTGGTgtactttttgtgtgttgtcctGTGACCTcaccctctctctttctacccCTTTCTCCCCtactcccccctccccacttCTGACGACTATTTACCGAAggataattttaatttcattttgcttATCCGCTCCCGCTGCTTTACAGCGGTGTTCCGGTGGTCTAGTCCCTTTGCTGTCCAATTCTTCCACTCgggtggattgttttttttattgtcgcccctttttgttgcttctttcctTCCGTTTGTTATTAATTTTTGCTGTATTCATCAAAGCCACTCGAACCGAGTTGCCGGGCGGGAAACAGCATAAAAGCGCTGATCATTCAGCGTTCAGCTTATTAGCTTCTTTTTTAGTCCTTTTGCTCACACAATTCGCACAGTTTTAATTCCGCTTCTTTCACTAGACAAAAATCacacaattaaataaaactacGGACACCAAAAAAGAACTGCTGGAATGCCAAAACGTCTTCCAGCTCGCAAAGTTTCCCTGCTCCCCTGTGGGAAAGCTGGGCAGCAGACACAATTAACTGTCCGGAAGGTGGCCCCGAACCACGGATGCTCGCTCGGACTGAAGCTGGCGGGATAATTTCTTCCGCGTTTATAGTCCCATAGTCCGGCTTTGCGATGCAATTCCAGCCAGGAGGGGGATAAGAGATAACCAAGCGTTCATGATAAGCATGAACCGAGACGAAAGGTCTTCCCGGGTTTTGTCTACAGCGCTGACATGGGTTTTCGGTGCGTCTCGAGCGTGGATATGGGACCTCCTACTGGCCCCGGCCAGTCATAAAGATAAAAAGCATGGAAGTAAATATACATTTACACCACCAAAACGTCAAGCATCGTGGGCAGGCGCAGGCAGGAACGCACTAGCAAGGGGAgacaaaaaatgagaaaaagcgAATCCAATTGATGATAGTAAGTGagattttattcctttttcacACGCTGCAGGCGGGtggaattttcattttcatttttcaaacctTCAACTTTTGCAAATACTTTCACCCgtgcttcctcctcctcctgcacacatacaccaagCGTGTGTCGTTGGAGCGCCCCCTTTTGTGTGCGGGGAAAAGTTTGCACCGCTGCGGAAGTGTAAATTGCGTCGGAAGGAAGCTCCTTTCCACCGAGGCAGGGGAGAAgttatttgcttttcattctctctctctctctctttctctttcataTTTTCATCTGTTGGGAAATAGGGAGAGTGCCGGGGGAGTGTTTATAGTTTCGCATAGTTTCTTCCTCTCCCACGTTAGTGCTGGGGACCGGGGGGCCACACCAGCCAGCACGTGTGGGCCACATTCTATCACGTGCTTTATAGCGTGAAGGCTGCTGGAATGCACGaaaagaagggggggggggggctggtgAGTGAGGAAGGCAGGAAAAGTATTAAAAGGGATAAATAGGCGCACACATACCAGTGGAAATAAGAACGAAGCAAAATGGTCATAATGTAAGCTATGTGTCCGTTTTCGCTGTAGAAAGTTGTGTGCTTGTGATGCGTGGAATGAGGTCAAAATATGTCCGTGTTGTTTGCTGATGGATAAGAAtaattttgtcattttgctcCCCTTTCCCCACACGCATAATAATCACCCATCTATTGcatgcaaccaaaaaaaaacagaaacaaaaaatgtcatgatATGATTTTTATACTTCTAATCTTTCGACCGTAAGCTACAAACAATATACGTAGTGGCGATAGGTACGGGCTTCCAGGAGCATGGTGACACAGTAATTCAGAATGTTAACAAATGGGTGCGGACGTTGGCTGCATGGGAGAACACAGATAAGCCTTtccaaaaacaaccaaccgaaaaaaacaagactGAGACAACAATCACACATTATTGTTCAcgttggtgttgttggtggaggtgcaaataaattttgcatatcatcatgtgtgtttgttggggTGGCGTTGGTCGAACGGTGGTCTCTCCCCCGCATGGACAGGGAGGGATGTGCCATACAGTAGCGGGTTTTATGTGACCCAGAAGTAAAGaaagcacaacacacaagACGGTACACACAAACCTCTCTCCTTGCATACCCACCCATATCATGCTCTATCTGCGTGGGATGGTTTGCCGAGtgcgagagatagagagagagaaatagaaagaGAACAAAATAGTTGAGTTTCGGGGTTGATTGGgctggtgtttttttggttcctGTTATACGCCGCATCATCGGGTGTGCTGAAATAAACTCGATCGAACCGCTTTGAGCTGGAGGTTggaactcttttttttaaaaccatttccaCAATCCATTGAGATTGTAATTTAAATTGTATTATGTCTTTTGACCGGTTGGGACAATTGgtatccttttttccccctgctATGAGCTAAATTAAATATCAGCATCGCATGGTTTACAGCGAGCGCTTCGAAGAAATGGCTTgggaaccttttttttgcagataGAAATGATTaggctttttgtttgctgccaTTCCCAAAACTTGTTTCATTATCATACTAGTTAATTGCTTTAAAACTAATTGAACGTTTTACCTTTTCTGTGTCATATTTGTGCCTCGAATTTACTGTGACTGTGATTAAGTGAGCACTAGAGATAGGAAGTTTAGACAAAAAGTAAAGTAAGTAGTTTATTTTCCTTAAGtagctttctctctctctctctctctctctctctctctctctctcgttggCCTGCTCATATGTCGTCGTGATATGGCCCGGTGAACAATTATTCTCCAGGGTGTTCGGTCCATGGCTGCAGACTCC
Coding sequences within:
- the LOC120903510 gene encoding venom serine protease-like, whose amino-acid sequence is MRWLCAVVLATLAHSVPVRAEWFDSCDRQFQLTSVADVTLNSPFYPSNYPAGSSCRFVVRAPPGYTIQATCTLNMANPTVACTTDFLYVSTEGFASPVGSEFFCGKGQIARKSLFNKLTISYISSSSTNSGSFTCRLVVQPQECDCGWSRTAKIVGGSVAGVNEYTAMVGLLDPLTVNVFCSGAIISSRYVLTAAHCARTIPSVSRVQALVGDHDYRSGLDTPYSAIYNIEQIISHEYYNEQTRNNDIALLKTSTEMDFNRGVGPICLPFTYSTYSFGGLSVDIAGWGTTSFGGPMSTILRKTTLNVLQNANCTAPYVNDQKICTFAVGRDSCQYDSGGALFLRGSQRMYSIGIISYGSACAASTPSVATRVTAYLSWIRQNTPEVSYCAK
- the LOC120903508 gene encoding venom serine protease-like, which produces MKLKLSFGPATLWLFVCAALDAALMTNAQYAGCDYTIDVASGQSYSIYSPYYSGFYPAYTQCRWTLTTTPGSRIALSCSDVAIPLSTSCAADRLVISKTGQSNLADGQAYCGSGVLSTESTYSGLTIALLVPGTSKGGRFFCTATKIECQCGMRRTRKIVGGEETLVNEFPMMAALVDGSKSGEGIFCGATIITNYHAVTAAHCYMGRSIANLALLVGEHDITTGSESPYTALLLLASIKIHEGYSSTTSSSSNDIAIVRTRTEILFNAGVGPACLPIKFVGASFVGIQLEAVGWGTLDYGAPKSNVPMKVALPVVNPSQCSALYPTFSAQQQLCTLTPNKDTCQSDSGGPLFYTDAYNKRAYLLGTIGYGIACATDRPSVSTNVLYYTQWIMNNTPEWNYCYQ